One window of Nymphaea colorata isolate Beijing-Zhang1983 chromosome 1, ASM883128v2, whole genome shotgun sequence genomic DNA carries:
- the LOC116246272 gene encoding uncharacterized protein LOC116246272: MAKGDDASAMEVDDGKPSHTNPKFSVNVLQLVKSAQMQHGLRHGDYTRYRRYCSARLRRLYKSLKFTHGRGKYIKKAITETTVTEVRYLHVVLYMAERAWSHAMEKRQVADGPNARQRMHLIGRLRKAVKWANLFAQLCSVKGDSRTSLEAEAYASYMKGTLLFEQEQNWDAALTNFRSARAVYEQLGKYGDIDNQILCRERVEELEPSIRYCLHKVGESSLQTSELLDLGKMEGPAFDQFQAKLEAVMAEARSQQAASMTEFSWLGHRFPVANAKTRVALLKAQELEKDLHGPSSEALPAEKRISLFDKIFAAYHDARRCIRNDLVTAGNAENVKDDLNGLDKAVSAVLVQRTIERNQLLVTIAKSKLSRNPDDKGEKRTKPEELVRLYDLLIQNTTDLTDLVSSGRERKAEEVAFAEEYELKSSVYQAERCFYLAKSYSSAGKRAEAYALYCHARLLVDVVLKRLQLVADPDKLIQELKVLADNCRSSSYIEHATGILEEENAKESISKGVSTISLSGAGKKPEKYLLEMLEAYESAVGDSHTKGVPRIAMFPPAFQSVPCNPIVMDIAYYSIEFPSLEARVKKDKKSIFSRFWG, translated from the exons ATGGCGAAAGGTGACGATGCATCGGCGATGGAGGTTGACGACGGGAAGCCATCTCACACGAATCCCAAGTTTTCTGTCAATG TTCTGCAGCTTGTGAAGTCTGCTCAAATGCAGCACGGTTTGAGGCATGGGGACTATACGCGGTACCG CCGATATTGCAGCGCAAGGTTGAGAAGATTGTATAAGTCATTGAAGTTCACGCACGGGCGTGGGAAGTACATAAAGAAGGCGATTACAGAGACCACTGTCACTGAAGTGCG GTATCTCCATGTGGTTCTTTATATGGCAGAAAGGGCTTGGAGTCATGCTATGGAGAAAAGGCAGGTAGCAGATGGACCTAATGCTCGTCAACGCATGCACTTGATTGGGAGGCTAAGGAAGGCAGTGAAATGGGCTAACCTTTTTGCACAGCTTTGTTCTGTAAAAGGAGATTCCAGAACTTCATTAGAAGCTGAA GCATATGCCTCTTACATGAAGGGGACTCTTCTGTTTGAACAAGAGCAGAACTGGGATGCTGCATTGACAAATTTTAGGAGTGCCAG GGCTGTCTATGAACAACTTGGTAAATATGGAGACATAGACAATCAAATACTGTGTCGTGAGCGTGTTGAAGAGTTGGAGCCTAGCATCAGGTATTGCTTACATAAAGTTGGTGAATCAAGCTTGCAGACCTCTGAACTTCTAGACCTGGGAAAGATGGAAGGGCCTGCGTTTGATCAATTCCAAGCTAAACTTGAG GCTGTAATGGCTGAAGCAAGATCTCAACAAGCTGCATCCATGACAGAATTCTCATGGCTGGGTCATAGATTTCCAGTCGCTAATGCAAAGACGAGAGTGGCACTTCTCAaag CTCAGGAGCTGGAGAAAGATTTGCACGGTCCATCATCAGAAGCACTCCCTGCTGAGAAAAGGATTTCCTTGTTCGATAAAATCTTTGCTGCATATCATGACGCCAGGCGCTGTATACGCAATGATTTG GTTACTGCAGGAAATGCAGAAAATGTTAAGGATGATCTTAATGGCCTTGACAAGGCTGTCAGCGCCGTCCTAGTGCAACGTACAATTGAACGTAATCAGTTGCTTGTTACGATTGCTAAAAGTAAACTTAGCAGAAATCCTGATGACAAGGGTGAAAAACGCACAAAACCTGAAGAACTTGTTCGTCTATATGACTTGTTAATCCAG AATACAACAGATTTGACAGATTTAGTTAGTtcaggaagagaaagaaaagcagaagaGGTGGCATTTGCCGAAGAATATGAGCTCAAGAGTTCAGTTTATCAGGCAGAAAG GTGCTTCTATTTGGCTAAGTCTTATAGTTCAGCTGGAAAAAGGGCAGAAGCATATGCTTTATACTGTCACGCTCGCTTGCTTGTTGATGTTGTTCTCAAGAGATTGCAATTGGTTGCAGATCCTGATAAG TTGATACAGGAGTTGAAGGTACTGGCCGACAATTGTAGGTCTAGCAGCTATATAGAGCATGCGACGGGCATCTTGGAGGAGGAGAATGCCAAAGAAAGTATATCTAAAGGAGTATCAACAATCTCGCTTTCTGGTGCTGGAAAGAAG CCGGAAAAATATCTCCTTGAAATGCTCGAGGCCTACGAGTCTGCGGTTGGTGATTCCCACACAAAAGGAGTTCCACGTATTGCAATGTTTCCACCGGCTTTCCAGTCAGTGCCTTGCAACCCTATTGTCATGGACATCGCTTACTACTCTATTGAATTCCCTTCGCTAGAGGCAAGAGTAAAAAAGGACAAGAAGAGTATCTTCAGCAGATTCTGGGGTTGA